One Arthrobacter sp. StoSoilB20 DNA segment encodes these proteins:
- a CDS encoding LacI family DNA-binding transcriptional regulator: MATDHQNHPAAPTITEVAAAAGVGRATVARTLGNYGSVSEATRAKVMRAAEKLGYQPNTLARSMTTGVTKTLGIVLADVANPFFSGVLKGISETAKTAGYDAIILSTDEKLELERDAIKVLLAKQVDGLVVASAAGRSDDVSHLSNAIDRGTPVVLIDRLVDKLETDSVVIDNREAARSAVASLIQNGHRRIAFAWGPVTLSPATDLKQMHSILDEALWSDGERLRGYLDALEEAGIPFDTALITHVLKNEGQATRAVSGMLALADPPTAIFTTETEATVGALHSLRAKNLRLLKDVSLIGFDDSPWAAVMEPPLTMIQQPMRQMGVVASQQLIARIDGDTSAPKKHVLPSLLVARSSDGPVRAASGE, encoded by the coding sequence ATGGCGACGGATCATCAGAACCACCCGGCTGCCCCGACCATCACTGAGGTGGCAGCAGCCGCCGGCGTGGGCAGGGCGACGGTTGCCCGGACCCTGGGGAACTATGGATCGGTCAGCGAAGCCACACGGGCCAAGGTGATGCGTGCGGCCGAGAAATTGGGCTATCAGCCGAATACGTTGGCCCGAAGCATGACCACGGGGGTCACCAAAACCCTTGGAATCGTGCTGGCTGATGTGGCCAACCCGTTCTTCTCGGGAGTGCTTAAAGGCATTTCGGAAACCGCCAAAACGGCCGGCTACGATGCCATCATCCTGAGCACTGACGAGAAGCTTGAGCTGGAGCGCGACGCGATCAAGGTCTTGCTGGCAAAGCAAGTGGATGGCCTCGTTGTGGCTTCAGCTGCGGGGCGAAGTGATGACGTCTCCCATCTGTCCAATGCCATTGATCGAGGAACCCCTGTGGTTCTTATAGACCGCCTGGTGGACAAACTGGAGACGGACTCGGTGGTGATCGATAACCGGGAGGCCGCGAGGTCTGCCGTTGCTTCGCTCATTCAGAATGGTCATCGGCGCATAGCATTCGCGTGGGGGCCGGTGACCCTGAGCCCGGCGACGGACTTGAAGCAGATGCACAGCATTCTGGACGAAGCGCTCTGGAGTGACGGCGAGCGGTTGAGGGGTTACCTCGACGCGCTCGAGGAGGCCGGGATTCCTTTTGACACTGCTCTCATCACCCACGTTTTGAAGAATGAAGGCCAAGCCACGCGGGCTGTCAGTGGGATGCTCGCCCTTGCGGACCCACCCACTGCCATTTTCACTACCGAGACTGAGGCAACTGTGGGGGCGCTGCACTCCTTGCGCGCCAAAAACCTGCGCCTGCTCAAGGATGTCTCGCTGATCGGGTTCGATGACAGCCCGTGGGCTGCCGTCATGGAACCGCCGCTGACCATGATCCAGCAGCCCATGCGCCAGATGGGAGTGGTCGCTTCCCAGCAGCTCATTGCCAGGATTGACGGCGATACGTCTGCCCCAAAGAAGCACGTCCTGCCTTCGCTGTTGGTAGCCCGCTCGTCGGATGGCCCGGTGCGGGCCGCCAGCGGCGAATAG